The following is a genomic window from Amaranthus tricolor cultivar Red isolate AtriRed21 chromosome 10, ASM2621246v1, whole genome shotgun sequence.
TTGCAATGCAATCATTAACAGCCCATCTGGGTGCTTATACTTGTTTTGGTAGGATGCCATTATCTTCAAGCGGTTTCTTTTGTTCTGGGGAACGTCACCCTTTTTCCTTGAGTATCTCATTCATCACATATTGTAAGGACATCCACACATTGCTAAGTGTTTTCGGATGTAATTCAAGAAAGGCTTCCTGAACTGCTTCTACTAACTTCTAAATACACTTTGGCATCTTTTTATGCATTAATGATTGAATACTCTAAAAATACCCAAATCCAATATGTTGCAATCTGGACTGTTTGGTGGCTGTTGagttaaaataaatgtaaaaccATCTTATTTATAATGTGCTTGCCATTCAACATGGTCTTGAGTAATGTGTTCCTTGcaattatcttgttgaataaaaTGATTTTCTCTCCTTCACTAGGCCACTTTGACTTGATTGCTGgaagtattttattaattagcatTTGCCTTGTTGCTTGCTTGTTGACTGATTCTATGGGTTTTGTTTCAATCACCCCCTTTGGTCTATTCTTTGAAGCCCTTTTTGTAAGTGCTTCTTCGATGAAGGGAAAAATTCCTATCTTACCGTCGAAAGTACATTCACCCATTTGGTTCCATCTAGGTCTTGCCACACAACCCATAAACATAATTTTAGGAATGATTTTGGATGATTTACCACTTCTGTCAGGTTTAGGTTCATTTTTTGCAAGATAAACTTGCTGTGATTTTCTTGACAAGTAAAATTCATCGATATGAACAAAGTCATATAGAAATTTGTATTGTGGTTGAATTGGAATCGAATCTTGTACAAGTAAactaataatcaaatgaatTCTTACCAGCTTATTATCCTCTGAAATTTCTGGATGCATTGCATTAGTGTGAGGATTTAATTCCCCTCTTTTGATCATCTTCCATACAGTGGATGGTGCTAAGTTGAGTTTACTTGCCAAGTCTCTTATGCACGTGCTATCACCCATTTGAATGCTTGCGATACTTTCATATGGGACTGTAATTCTTTTTCTTCCACACTTGTGATAGCTATGATCTAAATCATACTTTTGGGATGTTTGCTTTTGTTTCTCGGCCTTGTTCCATAAATAGCTTATGGTCCTTCGGGAATAACCAAACTTCTCCGCCGTCTTGTTAATTAAACCATGAGGAAGATTTCCAGCAACAAATATGTTAAGTAAGTGTAGTAAAATTTCTTGTCGCATTTGATTGTTCAATCTCGGCTTATGATGAGTTGGCTGATTTTCATCTGGTTCATTATGATTGGTTTTACAATTTCGTTTTGAATTGGATCATTTGCAATGGGTGACAATGGTGGGGGACCGTTGAGGTCTAAAAGAGGCTCTAAGTCCCCTATTTCTTTAT
Proteins encoded in this region:
- the LOC130824935 gene encoding uncharacterized protein LOC130824935 — its product is MRQEILLHLLNIFVAGNLPHGLINKTAEKFGYSRRTISYLWNKAEKQKQTSQKYDLDHSYHKCGRKRITVPYESIASIQMGDSTCIRDLASKLNLAPSTVWKMIKRGELNPHTNAMHPEISEDNKLVRIHLIISLLVQDSIPIQPQYKFLYDFVHIDEFYLSRKSQQVYLAKNEPKPDRSGKSSKIIPKIMFMGCVARPRWNQMGECTFDGKIGIFPFIEEALTKRASKNRPKGVIETKPIESVNKQATRQMLINKILPAIKSKWPSEGEKIILFNKIIARNTLLKTMLNGKHIINKMVLHLF